Proteins encoded by one window of Microbacterium testaceum:
- the modA gene encoding molybdate ABC transporter substrate-binding protein, translating to MSRPLRLAAVVAAAALLAGCASSAPAPAASEDSLSGTVEVYAAASLQRSFDEIATAFEAAHPGVTVSAVYDGSSTLATQIGEGAPADVFASADEKNMAKVKEQAPDPQLFAGNTLVIAVPKGNPGAVTILADLARVTTVLCAPEVPCGAASQTLLSNAGVAVTPASSEQNVTAVLTKVAASEADAGLVYATDVNGRDDVEAIVPAGADAVVNRYPIAALTGAPNPEAAAAFVAFVLGQGGQRVLADAGFRAP from the coding sequence ATGAGCCGCCCCCTCCGTCTTGCCGCCGTCGTCGCCGCCGCGGCCCTGCTCGCCGGGTGCGCGAGCTCCGCGCCCGCGCCCGCGGCATCCGAGGACTCCCTCTCCGGAACGGTGGAGGTGTACGCCGCCGCCTCGCTGCAGCGGTCGTTCGACGAGATCGCCACCGCGTTCGAGGCCGCCCACCCCGGGGTCACGGTCAGCGCGGTGTACGACGGATCGAGCACCCTCGCGACGCAGATCGGTGAGGGCGCGCCGGCCGACGTGTTCGCCTCGGCCGACGAGAAGAACATGGCGAAGGTGAAGGAGCAGGCACCCGACCCGCAGCTCTTCGCCGGCAACACCCTCGTGATCGCCGTGCCGAAGGGCAATCCCGGTGCCGTGACCATCCTCGCGGACCTGGCCCGGGTGACGACGGTGCTGTGCGCTCCCGAGGTCCCGTGCGGCGCGGCGTCGCAGACGCTTCTGTCGAACGCCGGCGTTGCCGTCACGCCCGCCAGCTCCGAGCAGAACGTCACCGCCGTGCTCACCAAGGTCGCCGCCTCCGAGGCCGACGCGGGTCTCGTCTACGCCACCGACGTCAACGGTCGCGACGACGTCGAGGCGATCGTGCCGGCCGGTGCCGACGCCGTCGTCAACCGCTACCCGATCGCCGCCCTGACCGGTGCCCCGAACCCCGAGGCCGCGGCCGCGTTCGTGGCGTTCGTGCTCGGGCAGGGCGGGCAACGCGTGCTCGCCGACGCGGGCTTCCGCGCTCCGTGA